The following are from one region of the Myotis daubentonii chromosome 2, mMyoDau2.1, whole genome shotgun sequence genome:
- the SBF1 gene encoding myotubularin-related protein 5 isoform X3 — translation MARLADYFVLVAFGPHPRGSGEGQGQILQRFPEKDWEDNPFPQGIELFCQPSGWQLCPERNPPTFFVAVLTDINSERHYCACLTFWEPAEPTQEAVCSEDAAGREEEAAEGGSGRLSPGTSGPPGQLFAPKTLVLVSRLDHVEVFRNSLGLIYTIHVEGLNVGLETVVGNLLTCTIPLAGGSQRTISLGAGDRQVIQTPLTDSLPISRCSVALLFRQLGITNVLSLFCAALTEHKVLFLSRSYQRLSDACRGLLALLFPLRYSFTYVPILPAQLLEVLSTPTPFIIGVNAAFQAETQELLDVIVADLDGGTVTVPECVHIPPLPEPLQSQTHSVLSMVLDPELELADLAFPPPTISSSSLKMQDKELRAVFLRLFAQLLQGYRWCLHMVRIHPEPVIRFHKAAFLGQRGLVEDDFLMKVLEGMAFAGFVSERGVPYRPTDLFDELVAHEVARMRADESHPQRVLRHVKELAEQLYKNENPYPAVAMHKVQRPGEASHLRRAPRPFPRLDEGMVQWIVDQATAKMQGAPPAVKAERRTTVPSGPPMTAILERSSGLHGNSARRLEVVRNCISYVFEGKMLEAKKLLPAVLRALKGRAARRCLAQELHLHVQQNRAVLDHQQFDFVVRMMNCCLQDCTSLDEHGIAAALLPLVTAFCRKLSPGVTQFAYSCVQEHVVWSTPQFWEAMFYGDVQTHIRALYLEPAEDRDPSQGWEEPAEEERSALDVASEQRRLWPMLSREKQQELVQKEESTVFSQAIHYANRMSYLLLPLDSSKSRLLRERAGLGDLESASNSLVTSSMAGSVAESYDTESGFEDAETCDVAGAVVRFINRFVDKVCTESGVTSDHLKGLHVMVPDIVQMHIETLEAVHRESKRLPPIQKPKLLRPHLLPGEECVLDGLRVYLLPDGREEGSGGSGGGPAVLPAEGAVFLTTYRVIFTGMPTDPLVGEQVVVRSFPVAALTKEKRITVSTPVEQIPQDGLHLRSCTFQLLKMAFDEEVGSENAELFRKQLHKLRYPLDVRTTFAFTQGAAHTPGRPPRATKDKGPSLRTLSRNLVKNAKRTMGRPHVTRKKYSPPGYEHRGQAPEDQEDEISVSEELEPGTLTPASALKPSDRMTMSSLVERACCRDYQRLGLGTLSSSLSRAKSEPFRISPVNRMYAICRSYPGLLIVPQSVQDNALQRVSRCYRQNRFPVVCWRSGRSKAVLLRSGGLHGKGVVGLFKAQNTPSPGQSQADSSSLEQEKYLQAVVSSMPRYADTSGRNTLSGFSSAHMGGHVPSPRARVTTLSNPMAASASRRTAPRGKWGSVRASGRSGGLGGDVGSRLAGRDMRGPPQANGAPPDSGFPRPQRAALYIIGDKAQFKGVRPDPLQQWALVPIEMFEARQVKASFKKLLKACVPGCQDFESGPTFLRSLEDSEWLTQIHKLLHVSVMVVELLDSGSSVLVSLEDGWDITTQVVSLVQLLSDPFYRTLEGFRLLVEKEWLSFGHRFSHRGAHTLAGQSSGFTPVFLQFLDCVHQVHLQFPMEFEFSPFYLKFLGYHHVSRRFRTFLLDSDYERIELGLLYEEKGERKGPQTCRSVWEYVDRLSKRTPVFYNYMYAPEDTEVLRPYSNVSNLKVWDFYTEETLAQGPPYDWELAQVSPEPPEEERPDGGAPQSRRRVVWPCYDSRPRAQPDAISRLLEELQRLETELGRPPERWKDNWDRVKAAQRLEGRPDGRGTPSSLLVSSVPHHRRSLGVYLQEGPVGSTLSLSLDSDQSSGSTTSGSRQAARRSTSTLYSQFQTAESENRSYEGTLYKKGAFMKPWKARWFVLDKTKHQLRYYDHRVDTEIKGVIDLAEVEAVVSGTPTMGAPKTVDEKAFFDVKTTRRVYNFCAQDVPSAQQWVDQIQSCLSDA, via the exons ATGGCGCGGCTCGCGGACTACTTCGTGCTGGTGGCGTTCGGGCCGCACCCGCGCG GGAGTGGGGAAGGCCAGGGCCAGATCCTGCAGCGCTTCCCGGAGAAGGACTGGGAGGACAACCCCTTCCCTCAGGGCATCGAGCTG TTTTGCCAGCCCAGCGGGTGGCAGCTGTGTCCTGAGAGGAACCCACCGACCTTCTTTGTTGCTGTCCTCACTGACATCAACTCCGAGCGGCACTACTGTGCCTGCTTGACCTTCTGGGAGCCGGCAGAGCCCACGCAG GAAGCCGTGTGCTCGGAGGACGCTGCCGGGAGGGAAGAAGAAGCCGCCGAGGGAGGCTCGGGGCGACTGTCACCGGGCACGTCTGGCCCGCCCGGCCAGCTGTTCGCTCCAAAGACTCTGGTGTTGGTGTCTCGGTTGGACCACGTGGAGGTGTTCAGG AACAGCCTGGGTCTCATCTACACCATCCACGTGGAGGGCCTGAACGTGGGCCTGGAGACCGTGGTCGGGAACCTGCTCACCTGCACCATCCCCCTGGCCGGGGGCTCACAG agAACCATCTCGTTGGGGGCGGGTGACCGGCAGGTCATCCAGACCCCACTCACCGACTCCCTGCCCATCAGCCGCTGCAGCGTGGCCCTGCTCTTCCGCCAGCTAG GCATCACCAACGTGCTGtctttgttctgtgctgccctcACGGAGCACAAGGTGCTCTTCCTGTCCCGGAGCTACCAGCGCCTCTCAGACGCCTGCCGAGGACTCCTGGCCCTGCTGTTCCCGCTCCGATACAG CTTCACCTATGTGCCCATCCTGCCAGCGCAGCTCCTGGAGGTTCTCAGCACGCCCACGCCCTTCATCATCGGCGTCAACGCAGCCTTCCAGGCAGAGACCCAGGAGCTG CTGGATGTGATTGTGGCTGACCTGGATGGAGGGACGGTGACCGTCCCCGAGTGTGTACACATTCCACCGCTGCCAGAGCCGCTGCAGAGCCAGACCCACAGTGTGCTGAGCATG GTCCTGGACCCGGAGCTGGAGTTGGCAGATCTcgccttcccaccccccacaatATCCTCTTCCTCCCTGAAGATGCAG GACAAGGAGCTGCGGGCTGTTTTTCTGCGGCTCTTTGCCCAGCTCCTGCAGGGCTACCGTTGGTGTCTGCACATGGTCCGCATCCACCCGGAGCCCGTCATCCGCTTCCACAAG GCAGCCTTCCTGGGCCAGCGTGGGCTGGTGGAGGACGACTTCCTGATGAAGGTGCTGGAGGGCATGGCCTTTGCGGGCTTCGTGTCGGAACGCGGGGTTCCCTACCGTCCCACGGACCTGTTTGACGAG CTGGTGGCCCATGAGGTGGCGCGGATGCGGGCGGACGAGAGCCACCCCCAGCGGGTCCTGCGTCATGTCAAGGAGCTGGCGGAGCAGCTCTACAAAAAC GAGAACCCGTACCCCGCCGTGGCTATGCACAAGGTGCAGAGGCCAGGGGAGGCCAGCCACCTGCGGCGGGCGCCCCGGCCCTTCCCCCGGCTGGACGAGGGCATGGTACAGTGGATCGTGGACCAGGCCACGGCCAAGATGCAGGGAGCACCCCCCGCTGTGAAGGCCGAGAGGAGGACCACCGTGCCCTCGGGGCCCCCTATGA CTGCCATCCTGGAGCGGAGCAGCGGGCTCCATGGCAACAGTGCTCGCCGCCTGGAGGTGGTTCGGAACTGCATCTCCTACGTGTTCGAGGGGAAGATGCTGGAGGCCAAGAAG ctgctccctgctGTGCTGAGGGCCCTGAAGGGGCGTGCGGCCCGCCGCTGCCTGGCCCAGGAGCTGCACCTGCACGTGCAGCAGAACCGTGCCGTCCTGGACCACCAGCAGTTTGACTTTGTCGTCCGCATGATGAACTGCTGCCTGCAG GACTGCACCTCTCTGGACGAGCACGGCATCGCGGCCGCTCTGCTGCCCCTGGTCACGGCCTTCTGCCGG AAGCTGAGCCCGGGGGTGACGCAGTTTGCGTACAGCTGCGTGCAGGAGCACGTGGTGTGGAGTACGCCCCAGTTCTGGGAGGCCATGTTCTACGGGGATGTGCAGACCCACATCCGGGCCCTCTACTTGGAACCTGCTGAGGACCGAGACCCCTCCCAG ggctgggaggagcctgcagaggAGGAGCGCTCGGCCCTGGATGTGGCGTCCGAGCAGCGGCGTCTGTGGCCCATGCTGAGCCGCGAGAAACAGCAGGAGCTGGTGCAGAAAGAGGAGAGCACGGTGTTCAGCCAGGCCATCCACTACGCCAACCGCATGAGCTACCTGCTGCTGCCCCTCGACTCCAGCAAGAGCCGCCTGCTGCGCGAGCGCGCAGGGCTGGGCGACCTAGAGAGCGCCAGCAACAGCCTGGTCACCAGCAG CATGGCGGGCAGTGTGGCCGAGAGCTATGACACCGAGAGTGGCTTTGAGGACGCAGAGACCTGCGACGTAGCCGGGGCTGTTGTCCGCTTCATCAATCGCTTCGTGGACAAGGTCTGCACAGAGAGTGGGGTCACCAGCGACCACCTCAAGGGGCTGCATGTCATGGTGCCAG ACATCGTCCAGATGCACATCGAGACCCTGGAGGCTGTGCACCGCGAGAGCAAGAGGCTGCCCCCCATCCAGAAG CCGAAGCTGCTACGGCCTCACCTGCTGCCCGGCGAGGAGTGTGTGCTGGACGGCCTGCGTGTCTACCTGCTCCCCGACGGGCGTGAGGAGGGCTCTGGGGGCAGCGGGGGTGGCCCCGCAGTGCTCCCGGCCGAGGGTGCCGTCTTCCTCACCACCTACCGGGTCATCTTCACGGGGATGCCCACCGACCCCCTGG TGGGGGAGCAGGTGGTGGTCCGCTCCTTCCCGGTGGCCGCGCTGACCAAGGAAAAGCGCATCACGGTCTCGACCCCCGTGGAACAGATCCCGCAGGACGGGCTGCATCTGCGCTCCTGCACGTTCCAG CTGCTGAAGATGGCCTTCGACGAGGAGGTGGGGTCCGAGAACGCCGAGCTCTTCCGCAAGCAGCTGCACAAGCTGCGGTACCCGCTGGACGTCAGGACCACCTTCGCCTTCACCCAGGGCGCCGCGCACACGCCCGGCCGGCCGCCCCGCGCCACCAAGGACAAGGGCCCCTCTCTCAG GACCCTGTCCCGGAACCTGGTGAAGAACGCCAAGAGGACCATGGGGCGGCCGCACGTGACTCGGAAGAAGTACAGCCCCCCCGGCTACGAGCACCGGGGCCAGGCCCCCGAGGACCAGGAGGATGAGATCTCAG TGTCAGAGGAGCTGGAGCCCGGCACGCTGACCCCGGCCTCGGCCCTGAAGCCCTCGGACCGCATGACCATGAGCAGCCTGGTGGAGCGGGCCTGCTGCAGGGACTACCAGCGCCTGGGGCTGGGCACGCTGAGCAGCAGCCTGAGCCGCGCCAAGTCGGAGCCCTTCCGCATCTCCCCGGTCAACCGCATGTACGCCATCTGCCGCAG CTACCCGGGGCTGCTGATCGTGCCCCAGAGCGTCCAGGACAACGCGCTGCAGCGCGTCTCCCGCTGCTACCGCCAGAACCGCTTCCCCGTGGTCTGCTGGCGCAGTGGACGCTCCAAGGCTGTGCTGCTGCGCTCGGGGGGCCTGCATGGCAAGGGTGTCGTCGGTCTCTTTAAGGCCCAGAACACGCCTTCTCCAG gccagtCCCAGGCGGACTCCAGCAGCTTGGAGCAGGAGAAGTACCTGCAGGCCGTGGTCAGCTCCATGCCCCGCTACGCCGACACATCCGGCCGCAACACCCTCAGCGGCTTCTCCTCAGCCCACATGGGCGGTCATG tgcccAGCCCCAGAGCCAGGGTCACCACGCTGTCCAACCCCATGGCGGCCTCGGCCTCCAGACGGACCGCACCCCGAG GTAAATGGGGCAGCGTTCGGGCCAGCGGGCGCAGTGGTGGGCTCGGTGGTGATGTGGGCTCCCGGCTAGCAGGCAGAGACATGCGGGGGCCCCCCCAGGCGAACGGGGCTCCCCCAGACTCAGGCTTTCCGCGGCCCCAGCGTGCAGCCCTCTACATCATTGGGGACAAGGCCCAGTTCAAG GGCGTGCGACCAGACCCCCTGCAGCAGTGGGCGCTGGTGCCCATCGAGATGTTTGAGGCCCGGCAGGTGAAGGCCAGCTTCAAGAAGCTGCTGAAGGCATGTGTCCCGGGCTGTCAGGACTTCGAGTCCGGCCCCACCTTCCTGCGCTCGCTGGAGGACTCGGAGTGGCTCACCCAG ATCCACAAGCTGCTGCACGTGTCGGTGATGGTGGTGGAGCTCCTGGACTCGGGCTCCTCCGTGCTGGTGAGCCTGGAGGACGGCTGGGACATCACCACGCAGGTGGTGTCCCTGGTGCAGCTGCTCTCGGACCCCTTCTACCGCACCCTGGAGGGCTTCCGCCTGCTGGTGGAGAAGGAGTGGCTGTCCTTTGGCCATCGCTTCAGCCACCGGGGGGCCCACACCCTGGCCGGGCAGAGCAGCGGCTTCACGCCCGTCTTCCTGCAGTTCCTGGACTGTGTGCaccag GTCCACCTGCAGTTCCCCATGGAGTTCGAGTTCAGTCCCTTCTACCTCAAGTTTCTTGGCTACCACCACGTGTCCCGTCGCTTCCGGACCTTTCTGCTGGACTCGGACTACGAGCGCATTGAGCTGG GGCTGCTGTACGAGGAGAAGGGGGAGCGCAAGGGCCCGCAGACCTGCAGGTCTGTGTGGGAGTACGTGGACCGGCTGAGCAAGAGGACGCCCGTGTTCTACAACTACATGTACGCGCCCGAGGACACGGAG GTCCTGCGGCCCTACAGCAACGTGTCCAACCTGAAGGTGTGGGACTTCTACACCGAGGAGACGCTGGCCCAGGGCCCCCCCTATGACTGGGAGCTGGCCCAGGTGTCCCCGGAGCCCCCGGAGGAGGAGCGGCCCGACGGCGGTGCCCCCCAGAGCCGGCGCCGCGTGGTGTGGCCCTGCTACGACAGCCGTCCCCGGGCCCAGCCCGACGCCATCTCACGCCTGCTGGAG GAGCTGCAGCGGCTGGAGACCGAGCTGGGCCGGCCCCCTGAGCGGTGGAAGGACAACTGGGATCGGGTGAAGGCTGCCCAGCGCCTCGAAGGCCGGCCAGACGGACGT GGCACCCCCAGTTCTCTGCTGGTGTCCAGTGTGCCCCACCACCGCCGCTCGCTGGGTGTGTACCtgcaggaggggcctgtgggctcCACCCTGAGCCTCAGCCTGGACAGTGACCAGAGCAGTGGCTCAACCACATCCGGCTCCCGCCAGGCCGCCCGCCGCAGCACCAGCACCCTGTACAGCCAGTTCCAGACGGCTGAGAGTGAGAACAG GTCCTACGAGGGCACCCTCTACAAGAAGGGGGCCTTCATGAAGCCCTGGAAGGCCCGCTGGTTCGTGCTGGACAAGACCAAGCACCAG CTGCGCTACTACGACCACCGCGTGGATACAGAGATCAAGGGGGTCATCGACCTGGCGGAGGTGGAGGCCGTGGTGTCTGGCACTCCCACCATGGGTGCCCCCAAGACCGTGGACGAGAAGGCCTTCTTCGAT gtGAAGACGACTCGTCGTGTTTACAACTTCTGTGCCCAGGACGTGCCGTCGGCCCAGCAGTGGGTGGACCAGATCCAGAGTTGCCTGTCAGATGcctga